One segment of Castanea sativa cultivar Marrone di Chiusa Pesio chromosome 3, ASM4071231v1 DNA contains the following:
- the LOC142627158 gene encoding uncharacterized protein LOC142627158, which translates to MELEKPILREAPRAHQKSKQKNGNRIIKSHETASSSQPSDDLCHRSESFRTLEMGVPRTNSTEEKLPWLRSQIIGGDAEIDSLSGKRRLTYADHTASGRSLQYIETFINDNVLPFYGNTHTCDSHVGHWTTKMVHEAASYIKKSLGGGQEDALLFCGSGTTAAIKRLQEVMGIAVPSILKDRVLKCLCSEERWVVFVGPYEHHSNLLSWRQSLAEVIEIGLDDNGLIDMEALKLQLETYKYANRPILGSFSACSNVTGIYSDTRAIAKLIHQYGGFACFDFAASGPYVEIDMRSGEIDGYDAIFLSPHKFLGGPGSPGILLMRKVLYRLESSPPSTCGGGTVNYVNGFDEKDTLYVEDIEERENGGTPQIIQTVRAALALWVKEYIGYQVIEKQEHTYIEKALQRLLLNQNICILGNTSAKRQAILSFLIYSTNNSSLAGLKNGSNDPFNNTDGCREGKVKEFYLWGEIGTNKDKPLHGPFVAALLNDLFGIQARGGCACAGPYGHDLLNVDEVHSLALRDLIQKGYVGVKPGWTRVSFPYYMSHEEFEFILAAVEFLAIYGQRFLPLYNFNLRSGSWSLKRKAAKELLSKENKCNVHVLPLASAMHTDTDTDTVNLKHHNSKKCENVNVMAKQTGSVNKFTAYLETARYIASLLPKFPPQRRLPNDIDINLHFRL; encoded by the exons ATGGAACTGGAGAAACCCATATTAAGAGAAGCTCCTAGAGCTCATCAAAAAAGCAAGCAAAAGAATGGTAATAGGATCATCAAGTCACATGAAACAGCAAGTAGTTCTCAACCTTCTGATGATCTTTGCCATCGTTCTGAATCCTTTAGGACGCTAGAAATGGGTGTTCCAAGGACCAACTCGACCGAGGAAAAACTACCTTGGCTGCGATCTCAAATCATTGGTGGTGATGCAGAAATCGATTCTCTCTCTGGAAAAAGAAGACTCACCTATGCTGATCACACAGCCTCTGGTCGGTCTCTTCAATATATCGAAACTTTCATCAATGACAATGTTCTTCCTTTTTATG GGAACACTCACACTTGTGACAGTCACGTGGGGCACTGGACAACAAAAATGGTGCATGAAGCCGCCAGTTACATCAAGAAAAGCTTAGGTGGTGGACAAGAAGATGCACTCTTATTCTGTGGCTCGGGCACAACTGCTGCTATCAAAAGGCTTCAAGAAGTAATGGGAATTGCAGTACCATCCATTTTGAAAGATCGGGTACTTAAATGCCTTTGTAGTGAAGAAAGGTGGGTGGTTTTTGTTGGTCCTTATGAGCACCACTCCAACCTTCTCTCATGGCGGCAAAGCTTGGCTGAAGTAATAGAGATTGGTTTAGATGACAATGGTTTGATAGACATGGAGGCTCTAAAACTACAACTTGAGACTTATAAATATGCCAACCGTCCAATTTTGGGTTCCTTTTCGGCTTGTAGCAACGTGACCGGAATTTATTCGGATACGCGTGCAATTGCTAAATTAATTCATCAATATGGAGGTTTTGCATGCTTTGATTTCGCAGCAAG TGGCCCTTATGTGGAGATTGACATGAGATCTGGGGAGATTGATGGCTATGATGCCATTTTCCTTAGTCCACATAAGTTCCTTGGTGGGCCCGGATCACCTGGCATACTTTTGATGAGAAAGGTCCTCTATCGACTGGAATCTTCTCCACCATCAACTTGTGGAGGTGGAACTGTTAATTATGTCAATGGCTTCGATGAAAAG GACACATTATATGTGGAGGACATAGAAGAAAGGGAAAATGGTGGGACTCCTCAAATAATCCAGACAGTTAGAGCAGCATTGGCTTTGTGGGTGAAGGAATACATTGGTTACCAAGTGATAGAAAAACAGGAGCACACCTACATAGAGAAAGCTCTTCAGAGGCTTCTCCTAAATCAGAACATATGCATTTTAGGAAATACAAGTGCCAAGCGCCAAGCTATATTGTCTTTCCTCATTTATAGCACTAACAATTCCTCATTGGCTGGTCTCAAAAATGGGAGTAATGACCCGTTTAACAATACAGATGGCTGCAGAGAGGGAAAGGTGAAAGAGTTTTACTTGTGGGGAGAGATAGGGACAAATAAAGATAAACCTCTTCATGGACCATTTGTTGCAGCACTCCTCAATGACCTGTTTGGCATCCAGGCTCGAGGTGGATGCGCTTGCGCCGGACCCTATGGTCACGATTTACTTAATGTGGATGAGGTCCATTCACTCGCCCTGAGAGATCTCATTCAAAAG GGCTATGTTGGAGTAAAACCAGGATGGACTAGGGTCAGCTTTCCCTACTACATGTCCCATGAggaatttgagtttattttaGCAGCAGTGGAATTTTTAGCTATTTATGGGCAACGGTTCCTTCCTTTATATAACTTCAACTTAAGAAGTGGTAGTTGGTCATTGAAGAGAAAGGCAGCTAAGGAACTACTTAGCAAGGAAAACAAGTGCAACGTTCACGTATTGCCCCTGGCCAGTGCTATGCATACAGATACAGATACAGATACAGTAAACTTAAAGCatcacaattcaaaaaaatgtGAGAATGTGAATGTGATGGCCAAACAAACTGGATCCGTAAATAAGTTTACAGCATATTTGGAAACGGCTAGGTACATTGCCAGTCTCCTCCCCAAGTTCCCTCCACAGCGTAGACTACCAAACGACATAGATATCAACCTCCACTTCAGACTCTAG